Proteins encoded by one window of Rutidosis leptorrhynchoides isolate AG116_Rl617_1_P2 chromosome 7, CSIRO_AGI_Rlap_v1, whole genome shotgun sequence:
- the LOC139858870 gene encoding importin beta-like SAD2 produces the protein MYKLLQPRHDVVYFEIIFPLMCFNDNDRILWEEDPHEYVRKGYDIIEDLYSPRTAAMDFVSELQGTLWRFFRDMKLHLLSLRLINKRMVHF, from the exons ATGTACAAATTGCTTCAACCAAGACATGATGTTGTTTATTTTGAGATAATTTTTCCACTTATGTGTTTTAATGACAATGATCGAATTCTTTGGGAAGAAGATCCACATGAGTATGTGAGGAAGGGTTATG ATATTATTGAAGATTTATACAGTCCAAGGACTGCAGCAATGGATTTTGTGAGCGAGTTG caaggtaCATTGTGGAGATTTTTTAGAG ATATGAAGCTGCATCTGTTGAGTTTAAGGCTTATCAACAAAAGGATGGTGCACTTTTAG